Proteins encoded together in one Amblyomma americanum isolate KBUSLIRL-KWMA chromosome 1, ASM5285725v1, whole genome shotgun sequence window:
- the LOC144114120 gene encoding uncharacterized protein LOC144114120, which produces MNCKDTCPPEPSGDWDLEDVCTVLGVALLLVVGLLGLPLCLYWDTRCVLLTIGSLVVLCFVARAVHERRRGTAALRERDHWLSLTASFLVRHSSEEREPLAVTKCSYSV; this is translated from the coding sequence GTGTCCaccggagccgtcgggagactgGGACCTAGAGGACGTGTGCACCGTGCTGGGCGTGGCGCTGCTGCTGGTTGTGGGGCTGCTGGGCCTGCCACTGTGCCTGTACTGGGACACCCGCTGCGTGCTGCTCACCATCGGCTCGCTCGTGGTGCTCTGCTTCGTGGCGCGCGCGGTGCACGAACGGCGACGGGGCACCGCGGCGCTCCGCGAGCGAGACCACTGGCTCTCGCTCACCGCCTCCTTCCTGGTCAGGCACAGCTCGGAGGAACGCGAGCCCCTGGCGGTCACCAAGTGCTCATACAGTGTCTGA